The following proteins are encoded in a genomic region of Desulfocurvibacter africanus subsp. africanus DSM 2603:
- a CDS encoding agmatine deiminase family protein — protein MSETPRAYRLPAEWEKHEATWLVWPQYREDWPGKFAVIPWCYAEMVRKLAASETVRLLVDDEPVIPKAKRVLEKAHADLSAVEFVVGRTNRGWARDTLPAFVKNGEGDTLMAAFRFNGWAKYKNHTYDARVPEYVRQAVDLPLLPIEHKGRQVVLEGGALDVNGSGTILVTEECLQHPDVQVRNPGFTKDDYAEMFGRWLGAGNVVWLPGGVAGDDTHGHVDDVCRFVNRTTVVHCREDDPADPNHAILRENMAILKDARLEDGARLEVVDLPMPRPLYYGGMRLPASYANFYIANTAVLVPTFNDPADYRALGILADLFPGRAVTGIHAVDLVLGQGSVHCLTHEQYA, from the coding sequence GTGAGCGAGACGCCTAGGGCCTATCGCCTGCCCGCCGAGTGGGAAAAGCACGAGGCCACCTGGCTCGTATGGCCCCAGTACCGCGAGGACTGGCCCGGCAAGTTCGCGGTTATCCCCTGGTGCTACGCCGAGATGGTGCGCAAGCTGGCCGCGTCCGAGACCGTGCGCTTGCTGGTGGACGACGAGCCGGTCATTCCCAAGGCCAAACGCGTGCTGGAAAAGGCCCATGCGGACCTCTCGGCCGTGGAGTTCGTGGTGGGCCGCACCAACCGGGGCTGGGCCCGCGACACGCTGCCCGCCTTCGTCAAGAACGGCGAGGGCGACACGCTCATGGCCGCCTTCCGCTTTAACGGTTGGGCCAAGTACAAGAACCATACATATGACGCGCGCGTGCCCGAGTACGTGCGCCAGGCCGTTGATCTGCCGCTCCTGCCCATCGAGCACAAGGGCCGCCAGGTCGTGCTGGAAGGCGGCGCGCTGGATGTGAACGGCAGCGGGACCATCCTGGTCACCGAGGAGTGTCTGCAGCACCCGGACGTGCAGGTGCGCAACCCCGGCTTCACGAAAGATGACTACGCCGAGATGTTCGGCCGCTGGCTGGGTGCGGGCAACGTGGTCTGGCTGCCCGGCGGCGTGGCCGGCGACGACACCCACGGCCACGTAGACGACGTGTGCCGCTTCGTGAACAGGACTACCGTGGTGCACTGCCGCGAGGACGATCCGGCCGACCCGAACCACGCCATTCTGCGCGAAAACATGGCGATCCTGAAGGATGCCCGGCTGGAGGACGGCGCGCGCCTGGAGGTCGTGGACCTGCCCATGCCCAGGCCCCTGTATTACGGCGGCATGCGCCTGCCGGCCAGCTACGCCAACTTCTACATCGCCAACACGGCCGTGCTGGTGCCCACCTTCAACGACCCGGCCGACTACCGAGCCCTGGGCATCCTAGCCGACCTCTTCCCCGGCCGCGCGGTCACGGGCATCCACGCCGTGGACCTCGTGCTGGGCCAAGGCTCCGTCCACTGCCTGACCCACGAACAGTACGCCTGA
- a CDS encoding HU family DNA-binding protein — MITTQEFTSALKEKMPDLFQKDFDARDTVDIIFACIPRALKNADTVDIPGIGQISAHSEGARKQVKFKPS, encoded by the coding sequence ATGATTACCACTCAGGAATTCACGTCCGCCCTTAAGGAGAAGATGCCCGACCTGTTCCAGAAGGATTTCGACGCCCGCGATACCGTGGACATCATCTTCGCCTGCATCCCCAGGGCCTTGAAGAACGCTGACACCGTGGACATCCCCGGCATCGGCCAGATCTCCGCCCATAGCGAGGGTGCGCGCAAGCAGGTCAAGTTCAAGCCGTCCTAG
- a CDS encoding tetratricopeptide repeat protein, with protein sequence MGFLSEDEARKTIEQAQRELEVLPDAQAYYNQATAELYLGRIEDAASHFRQALRLKPDFAAAWVNLGGALLRLGKLEEAEAANKRAIEADPDLTAGYLNLGLIHLNRGEWEEAARIYEQALSLDMLNPEAHASLGMAYLKTDNLDKAIEEGMKAIGQRPGFGAAYELVCAAYAEQGDNAAANAHCEMAEKLGYPISEGVRGRIGRA encoded by the coding sequence ATGGGGTTCTTGAGCGAAGACGAAGCCAGAAAGACCATCGAGCAGGCCCAGAGGGAGCTCGAGGTGCTTCCGGACGCGCAGGCGTACTACAACCAAGCCACGGCCGAGCTGTACCTTGGGCGGATCGAGGATGCCGCAAGCCACTTCAGGCAGGCCTTGCGGCTCAAACCTGATTTCGCGGCGGCCTGGGTCAACCTGGGCGGAGCGCTTCTGCGCCTGGGCAAGCTGGAGGAGGCCGAGGCCGCCAACAAGCGGGCCATAGAAGCGGACCCGGACCTGACCGCCGGCTATCTGAACCTTGGCCTTATTCATTTGAACCGGGGCGAATGGGAGGAGGCGGCCAGAATCTACGAACAGGCCCTGTCCTTGGACATGCTCAATCCGGAGGCCCACGCAAGTCTGGGCATGGCGTACCTGAAGACCGACAATCTCGACAAGGCCATCGAGGAAGGCATGAAAGCTATCGGCCAGCGGCCGGGCTTCGGCGCGGCCTACGAGTTGGTCTGTGCGGCATATGCCGAGCAGGGCGACAATGCCGCGGCCAACGCGCACTGCGAGATGGCCGAAAAGCTCGGCTATCCGATCTCCGAAGGGGTGCGGGGCAGGATCGGACGAGCGTGA